From a region of the Mycobacterium intracellulare ATCC 13950 genome:
- a CDS encoding SDR family NAD(P)-dependent oxidoreductase, which produces MGYADQLFDLTGRVVLITGGSRGLGREMAFGAARCGADVVIASRNLDNCVATAKEIEAETGRSAMPYQVHVGRWDQLDGLVDATYERFGKVDTLINNAGMSPLYDKLTDVTEKLFDAVVNLNLKGPFRLSALVGERMVAAGRGSIINVSTAGSLRPTPDIIPYAASKAGLNAMTEALAKGFGPAVRVNTLMAGPFLTDVSKAWNLDQATEKPFRHLALERAGDPREIVGAAVFLASDASSFTTGSILRADGGIP; this is translated from the coding sequence ATGGGTTATGCCGACCAGCTTTTCGATCTGACCGGCCGGGTCGTCCTGATCACCGGCGGCAGCCGCGGGCTGGGACGTGAGATGGCGTTCGGCGCGGCCCGCTGCGGCGCGGACGTGGTGATCGCCAGCCGCAACCTCGACAACTGTGTCGCCACGGCCAAGGAGATCGAGGCCGAGACCGGCCGTTCCGCGATGCCGTATCAGGTGCACGTGGGACGCTGGGACCAGCTCGACGGGTTGGTCGACGCGACATACGAGCGGTTCGGCAAGGTCGACACGCTGATCAACAACGCGGGCATGTCGCCGCTGTACGACAAGCTCACCGACGTGACCGAGAAGCTGTTCGACGCCGTGGTCAACCTGAATCTCAAGGGCCCATTCCGCTTGTCCGCGTTGGTCGGTGAGCGCATGGTGGCGGCGGGCCGGGGGTCGATCATCAACGTGAGCACGGCCGGATCGCTGCGTCCGACGCCGGACATCATTCCCTACGCCGCGTCCAAGGCCGGGCTCAACGCCATGACCGAGGCGCTGGCGAAGGGTTTCGGGCCGGCGGTGCGGGTCAACACGCTGATGGCCGGGCCGTTTCTCACCGACGTGAGCAAGGCGTGGAATCTCGACCAGGCGACGGAGAAGCCCTTCAGGCATCTCGCGTTGGAGCGCGCCGGCGATCCGCGCGAAATCGTCGGTGCCGCGGTGTTTCTCGCCTCGGACGCCTCGAGCTTCACCACCGGATCGATATTGCGCGCCGACGGCGGCATTCCTTAA
- a CDS encoding LapA family protein — MSSPNPASPGQPSPKPTHGDKTGASTKEPAIGFTRAGALWSSLFAGFVILILLLIFITQNTAPTDFRFLGWHWTLPLGVAILLAAVVGGLITVAVGTARILQLRRVAKKHHTAPPR; from the coding sequence ATGAGCAGCCCCAACCCTGCGTCGCCCGGACAGCCGTCCCCCAAGCCCACCCACGGGGACAAGACCGGCGCATCCACCAAGGAACCCGCTATCGGGTTCACTCGCGCCGGTGCGCTGTGGTCGTCGCTGTTCGCCGGCTTCGTGATTCTGATTCTGTTGCTGATTTTCATCACCCAGAACACGGCGCCGACGGACTTTCGGTTCTTGGGCTGGCACTGGACCCTGCCCCTGGGTGTGGCGATCTTGCTGGCCGCCGTCGTCGGCGGTCTGATCACGGTGGCGGTCGGCACCGCTCGGATCTTGCAGCTGCGCCGCGTGGCGAAAAAGCACCACACGGCCCCACCGCGCTAG
- a CDS encoding phosphotransferase family protein, translating to MAERVTESGLDADVLARWLDANDAPGGGERPRLTQLKGGSQNTLYLVERGGQRMVLRMPGARADAARIDGLLREIRLVRALSGTDVPHAALIAADDTGSVLGMPFYVMQAIEGWSPMDGGWAPPFDIDLAARRGLAFQLVEGAARLGRVDWRAQGLEGFGRPDGFHERQVDRWLAFLDAYKVRELPGLDEASDWLRRNRPAHYRAGIMHGDYQFANVMFAHGSPARLAAIVDWEMTTVGDPLLDLAWCLLGYDGENPREDGFYLDMRGMPSRSELLEHYETVSGLATENIDYYLVLANWKLGIVLEKTYAAGVRTGPQKGGVDPKITDAFGPMILSLIATAADLARSLTT from the coding sequence ATGGCCGAGCGCGTGACTGAATCGGGGCTGGATGCGGACGTCCTCGCCCGCTGGCTGGACGCGAACGACGCACCCGGTGGTGGCGAACGGCCGCGGCTGACCCAGCTGAAGGGCGGCTCGCAGAACACCCTCTATCTGGTGGAGCGGGGCGGGCAGCGGATGGTGTTGCGGATGCCCGGCGCCCGGGCCGACGCCGCGCGCATCGACGGCCTGCTGCGCGAGATCCGGCTGGTGCGGGCGCTGTCCGGTACCGATGTGCCGCACGCGGCGCTGATCGCCGCCGACGACACCGGCAGCGTGCTCGGCATGCCCTTCTACGTCATGCAGGCGATCGAGGGGTGGAGCCCGATGGACGGCGGCTGGGCCCCGCCGTTCGACATCGATCTCGCCGCCCGCCGCGGCCTGGCGTTCCAACTCGTCGAGGGCGCCGCCAGGTTGGGCCGGGTGGACTGGCGCGCGCAGGGGCTCGAGGGCTTCGGCCGCCCCGACGGATTCCACGAGCGGCAGGTCGATCGCTGGCTGGCGTTCCTCGACGCTTACAAGGTGCGGGAGCTGCCGGGCCTCGACGAGGCCTCGGACTGGTTGCGCCGCAACCGCCCGGCGCATTACCGGGCGGGCATCATGCACGGCGACTACCAGTTCGCCAACGTGATGTTCGCCCACGGTTCGCCGGCCCGCCTGGCGGCGATCGTGGACTGGGAGATGACGACCGTGGGCGACCCGCTGCTCGACCTGGCGTGGTGCCTGCTGGGTTATGACGGTGAAAACCCGCGCGAGGACGGGTTTTATCTCGACATGCGCGGCATGCCCTCGCGCAGCGAGCTGTTGGAGCACTACGAAACCGTCAGCGGGTTGGCGACCGAGAACATCGACTACTACCTGGTGCTGGCCAACTGGAAGCTCGGCATCGTGCTAGAGAAGACGTATGCGGCCGGCGTGCGCACCGGACCCCAAAAAGGAGGGGTCGACCCCAAGATCACCGACGCGTTCGGGCCGATGATCCTTTCGCTCATCGCCACCGCGGCCGACCTCGCCCGATCGCTGACGACCTAG
- a CDS encoding NADPH:quinone oxidoreductase family protein, with translation MRAVICRSYGTPEDLVIDDVADPVPGPGQLLVRVRAAAVNFPDVLFIAGKYQVKIPPPFIPGNEIAGEVIAAGDGAPFRPGQRVSGTTFGAFAELALLDASQAEPVPDDADFASAAAFGVTYRTAHHALRSTAAVAEGDWVVVLGAAGGVGLAAVDLAVAMKARVLAAASSPEKLELCRRRGAEATVDYDREDLKSRIRELTGDSARVVLDPVGGSYSEPALRGLARGGTFVTLGYAAGAIPAIPLNLILLKDICVRGMEIRTFMSDYPDNAVRDIKELSRMFAAGTVRPYIGARFPLSETAAALRHVADRKVLGKVVIDVG, from the coding sequence ATGCGCGCGGTGATCTGCCGTTCCTACGGCACGCCTGAGGACCTGGTGATCGACGACGTGGCCGACCCCGTTCCGGGGCCCGGCCAGCTGCTGGTGCGGGTGCGCGCGGCCGCGGTCAACTTCCCCGACGTGCTGTTCATCGCCGGCAAGTACCAGGTGAAGATCCCGCCGCCGTTCATCCCCGGCAACGAGATCGCCGGCGAAGTCATCGCCGCCGGCGACGGCGCGCCGTTCCGTCCGGGACAGCGCGTGTCCGGGACCACCTTCGGGGCGTTCGCCGAGCTGGCGCTGCTCGATGCGAGCCAGGCCGAGCCCGTGCCGGACGACGCCGACTTCGCGTCGGCCGCCGCCTTCGGGGTGACCTACCGCACCGCCCATCACGCGCTGCGCTCGACCGCCGCTGTCGCGGAAGGAGATTGGGTCGTCGTGCTCGGCGCCGCGGGCGGCGTGGGCCTGGCCGCCGTCGATCTGGCCGTGGCGATGAAGGCGCGGGTGCTGGCCGCGGCGTCGAGTCCGGAAAAGCTGGAGCTGTGCCGGCGGCGCGGCGCCGAGGCGACCGTCGACTACGACCGGGAGGACCTGAAGTCGCGGATCCGTGAACTCACCGGCGACAGCGCCCGGGTCGTCCTGGACCCGGTCGGTGGATCGTATTCGGAACCGGCGCTGCGCGGGCTCGCGCGTGGCGGCACCTTCGTCACGCTGGGATACGCGGCGGGCGCGATCCCGGCCATACCGCTCAATCTCATTCTGCTCAAAGACATCTGCGTGCGGGGCATGGAGATCCGCACCTTCATGAGCGATTACCCCGACAATGCCGTCCGCGACATCAAGGAGCTGTCGCGGATGTTCGCCGCCGGCACGGTCCGGCCATACATCGGCGCGCGATTCCCGCTGTCCGAGACCGCCGCCGCGCTGCGGCACGTCGCCGACCGCAAGGTGCTGGGCAAGGTAGTGATCGACGTCGGGTGA
- a CDS encoding acyl-CoA dehydrogenase family protein: MSWDFSTEPEFEKKLEWIREFVREEVEPLEVLFPGCEFLPLNDERRKIVDPLKQQVRDKGLWAPHLGPELGGQGFGAVKLTLINEILGRSPWAPIVFGTQAPDTGNAEIIARFGTQEQKDRYLSGLLSGEIFSCFSMTEPQGGADPRVFTTRAVRDGDDWVITGRKYFSSNASVASFFIVVAITDPDVPVHTGASTFLIPAGTEGLVLEANHHLVGADPHEPGHSLVHYNDVRVPADALLGEPGQGFLILQTRLAGGRLHHAMRSIGMAQRAVEIMSRRAKSRFTQGSLLADKQLVQEFVADSYTELIPFRLTVLHAAWLIDQGDERGARAEIAACKILASQVLKSIALRAIQVHGALGLTDQLPLVNVLLGGIALGLADGPTEAHKVNLARMLLKGYEAEEGDWPSEMLDVRRAAARSKYGELVDL, encoded by the coding sequence ATGTCTTGGGACTTTTCCACCGAACCGGAATTCGAAAAGAAGCTGGAGTGGATCCGCGAGTTCGTGCGCGAGGAAGTGGAGCCGCTGGAGGTGTTGTTCCCCGGCTGCGAATTCCTGCCGCTCAACGACGAGCGGCGCAAGATCGTCGACCCGCTCAAGCAGCAGGTCCGCGACAAGGGTCTGTGGGCGCCGCATCTGGGGCCCGAGCTCGGCGGGCAGGGCTTCGGCGCGGTCAAGCTGACGTTGATCAACGAGATCCTAGGCCGCAGCCCGTGGGCCCCGATCGTGTTCGGAACGCAGGCCCCCGACACCGGCAACGCCGAAATCATCGCCCGCTTCGGAACCCAGGAGCAGAAGGACCGCTACCTGTCGGGGCTGCTGTCGGGTGAGATCTTCTCCTGCTTCTCGATGACCGAGCCGCAAGGCGGTGCCGACCCGCGGGTCTTCACCACCCGCGCGGTCCGGGACGGTGACGACTGGGTGATCACCGGCCGGAAGTACTTCTCCTCCAACGCCTCCGTCGCCTCCTTCTTCATCGTCGTCGCGATCACCGATCCCGACGTGCCGGTGCACACCGGCGCATCGACGTTCCTCATCCCGGCCGGCACCGAGGGACTGGTCCTGGAAGCCAACCACCACCTGGTCGGCGCGGATCCGCACGAGCCCGGGCATTCCCTGGTGCACTACAACGACGTGCGCGTGCCCGCCGACGCCCTGCTGGGCGAGCCCGGTCAGGGCTTCCTGATCCTGCAGACCCGGCTGGCCGGCGGGAGGCTGCATCACGCGATGCGGTCCATCGGGATGGCCCAGCGTGCTGTCGAGATCATGTCACGGCGGGCGAAAAGCCGCTTCACGCAAGGCAGTCTGCTGGCCGACAAGCAACTCGTGCAGGAGTTCGTCGCCGATTCCTACACCGAGTTGATCCCGTTCCGGCTGACGGTGTTGCACGCCGCCTGGCTGATCGACCAGGGCGACGAGCGCGGCGCGCGGGCGGAGATCGCCGCCTGCAAGATCCTGGCCTCCCAGGTGCTCAAATCGATTGCCCTGCGCGCCATCCAGGTGCACGGCGCGCTGGGGCTCACCGACCAGCTGCCCCTGGTCAACGTGTTGCTCGGCGGCATCGCGCTCGGCCTGGCGGACGGCCCTACCGAGGCGCACAAGGTCAACCTGGCGCGGATGCTGCTCAAGGGGTACGAGGCCGAAGAAGGCGACTGGCCCAGCGAGATGCTCGACGTGCGGCGGGCGGCCGCCCGCTCCAAATACGGTGAGCTCGTTGACCTCTAA
- a CDS encoding phosphotransferase family protein produces MTSADQLEGLDLASLDSYLRSLGIGRDGELRAEFISGGRSNLTFRVYDDATSWLVRRPPLHGLTPSAHDMAREYRVVAALQDTPVPVARTIGLCEDDSVLGAPFQIVEFVAGQVVRRRAQLESFSHTVIGGCVDSLIRVLVDLHNVDPNAVGLADFGKPSGYLERQVRRWGSQWDLVRLPEDRRDSDVQRLHSGLGEAIPQQSRTSIVHGDYRIDNTILDADDPTKVRAVVDWELSTLGDPLSDAALMCVYRDPALDLIVNAQAAWTSPLLPTADELADRYSLVAGLPLAHWEFYMALAYFKLAIIAAGIDFRRRMSDQARGAGDAAEHTPEVVAPLISRGLAELAKLPG; encoded by the coding sequence GTGACTTCAGCTGACCAACTCGAGGGGCTTGACCTGGCCTCGCTGGACTCCTACCTGCGTTCACTCGGGATCGGGCGCGACGGGGAGTTACGGGCGGAGTTCATTTCCGGTGGCCGCTCCAACCTGACGTTCCGCGTCTACGACGACGCGACCAGCTGGCTGGTGCGCCGACCGCCGCTGCACGGGTTGACGCCGTCGGCCCACGACATGGCCCGCGAGTACCGGGTGGTCGCTGCGCTGCAGGACACGCCGGTTCCGGTGGCGCGCACGATCGGGCTGTGCGAAGACGATTCGGTGCTGGGCGCCCCGTTCCAGATCGTCGAATTCGTTGCCGGCCAGGTGGTGCGCCGCCGCGCCCAACTCGAGTCGTTCAGCCACACCGTCATCGGCGGCTGCGTGGACTCGCTGATCCGGGTGCTCGTCGACCTCCACAATGTCGATCCCAACGCCGTCGGCCTGGCCGACTTCGGCAAGCCCAGCGGGTATCTGGAGCGACAGGTGCGGCGGTGGGGCTCGCAATGGGATCTGGTGCGGCTGCCCGAGGACCGTCGCGACTCCGATGTGCAGCGGCTGCATTCCGGTCTGGGCGAGGCGATTCCGCAGCAGAGCCGCACGTCGATCGTGCACGGCGACTACCGGATCGACAACACGATCCTGGATGCCGACGACCCGACAAAGGTTCGGGCCGTGGTGGACTGGGAGCTCTCGACACTGGGGGATCCGCTCTCCGACGCGGCCCTGATGTGCGTGTACCGCGACCCCGCGCTGGACCTGATCGTCAATGCGCAGGCCGCGTGGACCTCACCGCTGCTGCCGACGGCCGACGAGCTGGCCGACCGCTATTCGCTGGTGGCCGGTTTACCGCTGGCGCACTGGGAGTTCTACATGGCGCTGGCGTATTTCAAACTCGCGATCATCGCCGCCGGCATCGACTTCCGGCGCCGGATGTCGGATCAGGCTCGTGGCGCGGGCGACGCCGCCGAGCACACGCCCGAGGTGGTGGCGCCGCTGATCTCCCGCGGCCTGGCCGAACTGGCCAAGCTGCCCGGCTAG
- a CDS encoding lipoprotein LpqH, whose product MKRQLTVAVAGAAILAAGISGCSGGNKSGTSASSSASSSGTSASASTGGAAGTKVTIDGKDQNVSGSVVCTNAGGTINIAIGGAATGIAAVLSDGNPPQVKSVGLGNVNGVTLGYTSGTGQGNATASKDGNSYKISGTATGVDMANPMQPVNKPFEINVTCNS is encoded by the coding sequence GTGAAGCGTCAATTGACGGTCGCGGTGGCCGGGGCGGCGATTCTCGCCGCGGGCATTTCCGGATGTTCGGGTGGTAACAAGTCGGGAACGAGCGCGAGCAGTTCCGCCAGTAGCTCGGGTACGAGCGCGTCGGCTAGCACCGGCGGCGCCGCCGGCACGAAGGTCACGATCGACGGCAAGGACCAGAACGTGTCCGGTTCGGTCGTGTGCACAAATGCGGGTGGCACCATCAACATCGCGATCGGTGGCGCAGCGACCGGCATCGCCGCCGTGCTCAGCGACGGCAACCCCCCGCAGGTGAAATCCGTTGGGCTGGGCAATGTCAACGGCGTGACGCTGGGCTATACCTCGGGCACCGGGCAGGGCAATGCAACCGCCAGCAAGGATGGCAACAGCTACAAGATCAGCGGCACCGCCACCGGGGTGGACATGGCCAACCCCATGCAGCCGGTGAACAAGCCGTTCGAAATCAATGTGACCTGTAACAGCTAG
- a CDS encoding alkyl/aryl-sulfatase has translation MDHKPPTPVIESAHRGQVLPFQDDADFRAADRGFIAALSPCVIRAADGRIVWDNDAYAFLDGPAPTSVHPSLWRQSTLAAKQGLYEVVPGIYQVRGLDISNVTFVETDNGIIVIDPLISTEVAAAALALYHEHRGGDRPVVAVIYTHSHVDHFGGVLGVTSQADVDAGTVAVLAPEGFIEHAVSENVYAGPAMTRRATYMYGTLLPRGPMGQVGCGLGQAPSTGEVAVIVPTVDIATTGETHTIDGVEIEFQMAPGTEAPAEMHFYFPRFCALCMAENATHNLHNLLTLRGAVVRDPHAWSGYLTEAIDAFADRADVVFASHHWPTWGRDSIVEFLSLQRDLYAYLHDQTLRLLNQGYTGVEIAEMFQMPPALERAWHTHGYYGSVSHNVRAVYQRYMGWFDGNPARLWPHPPEALAPRYVEAMGGIDRVVDLAQKAFDFGDYRWAATLLDHAVFTDSAHAGARALYSDTLEQLAYGAENATWRNFFLSGAMELRDGNVGTATTTTSSSMLTQLTPEQIFDSLSIRVNGPRSWDLDVAVDVTLADTAVNYRLALRNGVLVHRKAAPDPATASVTVKLPGKIRLLSLAAGDFASAGLELSGDRGALQALLDVLDGPDPSFNIVTP, from the coding sequence GTGGATCACAAGCCTCCCACTCCCGTCATCGAGTCCGCCCACCGCGGACAGGTCCTGCCTTTCCAGGACGACGCCGATTTCCGCGCCGCGGACCGCGGATTCATTGCGGCCTTGTCGCCGTGCGTGATTCGGGCGGCAGACGGCCGAATCGTCTGGGACAACGATGCCTACGCCTTCCTGGACGGACCCGCGCCGACGTCGGTGCATCCCAGCCTGTGGCGGCAGTCGACGCTGGCCGCCAAACAAGGCCTCTACGAAGTGGTGCCGGGCATCTACCAGGTCCGCGGGTTGGACATCTCCAACGTGACGTTCGTGGAAACCGACAACGGCATCATCGTCATCGACCCCCTGATTTCCACCGAGGTCGCCGCGGCGGCACTGGCGCTCTACCACGAGCATCGCGGCGGCGACCGGCCCGTCGTCGCGGTGATCTACACCCACAGCCATGTCGATCACTTCGGCGGCGTCCTGGGCGTCACCTCGCAGGCCGACGTGGATGCGGGCACGGTGGCGGTGCTGGCGCCGGAAGGCTTCATCGAGCACGCGGTCTCCGAAAACGTCTACGCCGGACCGGCAATGACGCGGCGGGCAACCTACATGTACGGCACCCTGCTGCCGCGCGGGCCGATGGGTCAGGTCGGCTGCGGGCTCGGCCAGGCGCCGTCCACCGGCGAGGTCGCCGTCATCGTCCCCACCGTCGACATCGCAACTACCGGTGAAACGCACACGATCGACGGCGTGGAGATCGAGTTCCAGATGGCGCCCGGCACCGAGGCGCCCGCCGAAATGCACTTCTATTTCCCGCGTTTCTGCGCGCTGTGCATGGCCGAGAACGCGACCCACAACCTGCACAACCTGCTGACCCTGCGCGGCGCGGTGGTGCGCGACCCGCACGCCTGGTCCGGTTATCTCACCGAGGCGATCGACGCCTTCGCCGACCGCGCCGACGTCGTATTCGCCTCCCACCACTGGCCGACCTGGGGGCGCGACAGCATCGTCGAGTTCCTGTCCTTGCAGCGCGATCTGTATGCATATCTGCACGATCAGACGCTGAGGTTGCTGAACCAGGGTTACACCGGCGTCGAGATCGCCGAAATGTTCCAGATGCCACCGGCACTCGAGCGTGCCTGGCACACGCACGGCTACTACGGTTCGGTGAGCCACAACGTCAGGGCCGTCTATCAGCGCTACATGGGCTGGTTCGACGGCAACCCGGCCCGGCTGTGGCCCCACCCTCCCGAGGCGCTCGCGCCCCGGTATGTCGAGGCGATGGGCGGCATCGACCGGGTCGTCGACCTTGCGCAAAAGGCATTCGACTTCGGTGACTACCGTTGGGCCGCAACATTGTTGGATCATGCGGTCTTCACCGACAGCGCGCATGCCGGCGCCCGTGCGCTGTACTCGGACACGCTCGAGCAACTCGCCTACGGTGCCGAAAACGCGACCTGGCGCAATTTCTTCCTGAGCGGGGCGATGGAGCTGCGCGACGGCAACGTCGGCACGGCCACCACCACAACGTCGTCGTCCATGCTGACCCAGCTGACCCCGGAGCAGATCTTCGACAGCCTGTCCATCCGGGTCAACGGCCCGCGCAGCTGGGATCTCGACGTCGCCGTCGACGTCACCTTGGCCGACACGGCGGTCAACTATCGGCTCGCGCTGCGCAACGGGGTGCTCGTCCACCGCAAGGCGGCGCCCGACCCCGCGACGGCATCCGTTACGGTCAAGCTGCCCGGCAAGATTCGGCTCCTGAGCCTGGCGGCGGGTGACTTCGCCTCAGCCGGTCTGGAGCTATCCGGTGACCGGGGCGCGCTGCAGGCCTTGCTGGATGTGCTCGACGGGCCGGACCCGAGTTTCAACATCGTCACACCGTGA
- a CDS encoding histidine phosphatase family protein, whose protein sequence is MQVLLVRHALPLRSEHGQGSDPDLSAEGLAQIERLPKGLARFPISRVVSSPQRRAIQTAEPVAADRGLTVEIDDRFAEYDRDLPVYIPVEQIRAEMPEEWARLAQGHLPSAVDEDAFRARVRAAVDGLVASAEPEDTVAVFSHGGVINVLLHEILGTARLLSFPVDYASVTRLLFSRSGQATVAAVNTTEHVWDLLPRNQRLLDDDANRGTG, encoded by the coding sequence ATGCAAGTGCTTCTGGTCCGGCACGCCCTGCCGCTGCGCAGCGAACACGGCCAAGGTTCCGATCCGGACCTGTCGGCGGAGGGGTTGGCCCAAATCGAGCGACTGCCCAAGGGGCTCGCCAGGTTTCCCATCTCGCGGGTGGTGAGCAGCCCGCAGCGCCGGGCCATCCAGACCGCCGAACCGGTCGCGGCGGATCGGGGGCTGACCGTCGAGATCGACGACCGCTTCGCCGAGTATGACCGCGACCTTCCGGTGTACATCCCCGTCGAGCAGATCCGCGCGGAGATGCCCGAGGAGTGGGCGCGCCTGGCGCAGGGGCATTTGCCCAGCGCGGTCGACGAGGATGCGTTTCGTGCCCGGGTACGTGCCGCGGTCGACGGCCTCGTCGCGAGCGCCGAACCCGAAGACACGGTCGCGGTGTTCAGCCACGGCGGGGTGATCAACGTGCTGCTGCACGAGATCCTCGGGACGGCGCGACTGCTGTCCTTTCCCGTCGACTATGCATCGGTCACGCGACTGTTGTTCTCCCGGTCCGGTCAGGCGACGGTCGCCGCGGTCAACACCACCGAGCACGTCTGGGATCTGTTGCCGCGAAACCAGCGGCTGCTCGACGATGACGCGAACCGCGGGACGGGCTGA
- a CDS encoding TetR/AcrR family transcriptional regulator — protein MSSLTSNRVAAAVERALDDRQREATEEVERILAAAVRVMERVAPEPPRVSDIVAEAGSSNKAFYRYFAGKDDLILAVMERGVAIVVSYLEHQMAKESEPRDKVARWIEGTLAQVADPHLISMTRAAAGQMSAGTGWRAADQEMMRPLRALLVEPVAALGSSDVERDVEAVFSCTAATLRRYVGSADEPGPDDIAHVVRFCLRGLGAN, from the coding sequence GTGAGCTCGTTGACCTCTAACCGGGTCGCCGCGGCCGTCGAGCGGGCGCTGGACGACCGCCAGCGGGAAGCCACCGAGGAGGTGGAACGCATCCTGGCGGCGGCGGTGCGCGTCATGGAACGCGTGGCGCCCGAGCCGCCCCGGGTCAGCGACATCGTCGCCGAGGCGGGTTCGTCGAACAAGGCGTTCTACCGCTATTTCGCCGGCAAGGACGATCTCATCCTGGCCGTCATGGAACGCGGGGTGGCCATCGTCGTGTCCTACCTCGAACATCAGATGGCCAAGGAGTCCGAGCCCCGCGACAAGGTCGCGCGGTGGATCGAGGGCACGCTGGCGCAGGTGGCCGACCCGCATCTGATCAGCATGACCCGAGCGGCGGCCGGACAGATGTCGGCCGGCACGGGTTGGCGCGCCGCCGACCAGGAAATGATGCGGCCGCTTCGCGCGCTGCTCGTCGAACCCGTTGCGGCGCTGGGTAGTAGCGACGTCGAACGCGACGTCGAGGCGGTGTTCAGCTGCACGGCGGCGACCCTGCGCCGCTACGTGGGCTCGGCCGACGAGCCGGGGCCCGACGACATCGCACACGTGGTGCGGTTCTGTTTGCGTGGACTGGGGGCCAATTGA
- a CDS encoding class I SAM-dependent methyltransferase — protein MTQPDRDWDAAYRQAAPPPWSIGRPQPELARLIDQGLVRSEVLDSGCGHAALSLALAARGYTVVGLDASATAVQAAAAAAAEQGLSTASFAQADVTTFRGYDGRFSTILDSGLFHALAPERRQDYVQSIFRAAAPGAALYILAFAAGALDQAHPDRPGPPGFTETELHDAVSTLWRVDDIRVAKVYGKDESSDGSLAHLEHDDEGHFMAPGFLLSAHKPG, from the coding sequence ATGACCCAACCGGATCGGGATTGGGACGCCGCCTACCGGCAGGCGGCGCCGCCCCCGTGGAGCATCGGCCGGCCCCAACCGGAGCTGGCGCGCCTCATCGATCAGGGCCTTGTCCGAAGCGAGGTGCTGGACTCCGGCTGCGGCCATGCCGCACTTTCGCTGGCGCTCGCGGCGCGCGGCTACACCGTCGTCGGCCTCGACGCGAGCGCGACCGCGGTCCAGGCGGCGGCCGCCGCGGCCGCCGAGCAGGGTCTGAGCACCGCGAGCTTCGCGCAGGCCGACGTCACCACCTTTCGTGGCTATGACGGCCGCTTCTCCACCATCCTGGACAGCGGCCTTTTCCACGCGCTGGCGCCGGAACGGCGCCAGGATTACGTGCAGTCCATCTTTCGGGCCGCGGCGCCCGGGGCGGCGTTGTACATCCTGGCCTTCGCCGCGGGGGCGTTGGACCAGGCCCACCCGGACCGGCCGGGCCCGCCGGGCTTCACCGAAACCGAATTGCACGACGCCGTCTCGACGCTGTGGCGGGTCGATGACATTCGCGTGGCCAAGGTCTACGGCAAGGACGAGTCTTCGGACGGCTCGCTGGCACACCTCGAACACGACGACGAGGGCCACTTCATGGCGCCCGGCTTCCTGCTGAGCGCTCACAAACCCGGCTGA